CAACGAGTGCAAATAGTGGCAGCGCAACGAACACCACTAGCGAACCAACAGCCGTGAGTCCGAGCGCTAGCTTGAGCGAGTCTGGGGTACGAGCAAGCACCTCATTCAGAAGAGAGGGCCGATCGATCCGTTGTCGCGGCGGCCGCGAGTACCGGAATGTCACGAGACTCGAGTGTACAAAACGGCACCCGTGCCAGAAAAGCGGTCTGGGCAGTGAGTGGCCCACAATTGTTGTGCGTACCACAGATCTTAATAAACAGCTCATTATCAGATTTATTTATTCCCCTGAATTAATTATGTTAATtaaaatattatttttacACCTCTGCACCGAGCACGGGCACCAAGCGAGCAAAGAGCAGGTACGAGGTGTGTGTTTTCAGCTCGGGTCCGGTCTTGGACACGTTCTGCCACTGGAAGCTCTCATCTCCCTCAGCAATGCGTCTCCCCTTGCCAAACGGATTGTATCCGCGATCTTTTTCGTTCCCGTCTGCGTCtctctttggtggcagcttcttgagctctgctCCCTCTTTTTGCCGTCTTTTCACGTCTCTGAGCCGCTCAATAgcgtcgtccagctcaCGCACCATCTCCTTGCGGGCCTCCCATTTTTTTGCCTGCACCTCGGTCATCTCGATCGCGGTCCAGCCACACTCCTGCAGTGCTTCCACCGCCTTGACCACCTGCTCGATGCAGGGACTGAAACAGCAGATCCCGACGGTCTGGTCCTTTGCAATGACTCTGGAAAGATGCGGTATCGCTTCCCAGGGCGACGgaagatccagaaacaccatCTGCGCTCTGATCTCCGTGTCTATGTCGAATCCTTCGTTACAGACGTCTCTATGCGTGAGCGTGACATTTTCGAGCTTATGGCTCTCAAACTCCTCTTTGGCCTGGAGATATCTCTGCTCATGGAACTCGTACGAAAAAACACGCCCAGAAGGGCCCACAGTTCTGCTGAAAGCATGCGTGAACGAGCCCGATCCGGTACCTGCCTCAATCACCCTGCTGCCCCCCACAACGTTCATTCGCTGAACAATGTACGAGGAATCGGGCGTATAGACAATCTGTGTTCTGTGCGGGAGCGAGACGGTCCACAGCTCAGGCGTGGGGAGCAGAAGGTAGATGAACCCGACGTTTTTCGCAGACGTCACTTGCGATCCAAAAGGCTTGCCGATCATGTCTGTGTGCGGGAAGTTTCCGTATTTTGTCTGCAGAACATCGCCGCTCTTGACAAAGATGGGCTTCAGGTTGTCACGGCCGATATACGCCAGCACAAGGTCGCCCTCGGCAATGGTCTTTTTATGTTGGAACATGAAAAATGTAgaaatatttcaaaaatatttttgaaaaaattaccGTAGCTGCATATTAGGATCGGGCTGCGA
This portion of the Ogataea parapolymorpha DL-1 chromosome IV, whole genome shotgun sequence genome encodes:
- a CDS encoding tRNA (adenine(58)-N(1))-methyltransferase catalytic subunit TRM61, giving the protein MFQHKKTIAEGDLVLAYIGRDNLKPIFVKSGDVLQTKYGNFPHTDMIGKPFGSQVTSAKNVGFIYLLLPTPELWTVSLPHRTQIVYTPDSSYIVQRMNVVGGSRVIEAGTGSGSFTHAFSRTVGPSGRVFSYEFHEQRYLQAKEEFESHKLENVTLTHRDVCNEGFDIDTEIRAQMVFLDLPSPWEAIPHLSRVIAKDQTVGICCFSPCIEQVVKAVEALQECGWTAIEMTEVQAKKWEARKEMVRELDDAIERLRDVKRRQKEGAELKKLPPKRDADGNEKDRGYNPFGKGRRIAEGDESFQWQNVSKTGPELKTHTSYLLFARLVPVLGAEV